The DNA segment aacatgctcaatgggtgacttgtctggtgagtatgcaggccatggaagaactgggacattttcagcttccagtgaTTGTGTACAGAGACATGGGGccctgcattatcatgctgaaacatgaggttatggcggcgaatgaatggcatgacaatgggtctcaggatctcgtcacggtttctctgtgcattcaaattgccatagatacaatccaattgtgtttgttgtctgtagcttatgcctgaccataccataaccccaccgccaccatggggcactctgttcacaacggtgacatcagtaaaccgctcGACTATACAACGtcgtacacgtggtctgcggttgtgaggccggttagacatactgccaaatcttcaaaaattatgttggaggcagcttatggtagagaaatgaacattcaattctctggcaacaactctgggagaaataagctttttgtgcgtatggaacatttctgggatcttttatttcagctcatgaaacatgggaccaacactctaCATGTTGCGTTTCTATTTATGTTCAGTGTAGTATATTTTAATATATTTAATTATATTTGTAATGTATTTGAATGTTTCATGGTGATATATTTTTATGGGCATATATTTTAATGCTTTGTGTAATGTATTTTATCtattgaaatatatttttgatatatttttaaatgtagtttCATTGTGATTTATTCTGTTTTCCAGAATCTCCAACCAAACTCAGAGACCAGTCTCTCCAGTAACCAGTCatctgtccatgaagagtgacttctCTATGGACCATCCTGTTAATTTGAGTGATGGATCAGGAACCTTTGACCCCAGGTAAGTTACTGGTCAGAATTCATTAGTCCTCAACATACACAACACTGCAAACTTCTGGCCACTTAAAAATCTATTCAGTTTGACCCCAATAAGTTAACATATGGCCATATCTGAAAATGTCTGCTAATAGTAGACGTTAATCTGTTCTGGCCTTGTTATAGATACAAATTGTCTTAATGATGCAACAGATATAAGTATTTTATGGTTAAGTTCTATGATTTTGAactttatatacagtggggagaacaagtatttgatacactgacgattttgcaggttttcctacttagaAAGCacgtagaggtctgtaatttttatcataggtacacttcaactgtgagagacggaatctaaaacaaaaatccagaaaatcacattgtatgatttttaagtaattaatttgcattttattgcatgacataagtatttgatacatcagaaaagcagaacttaatatttggtacagaaacctttgtttgcaattacagagatcatacgtttcctgtagttcttgaccaggtttgcacacactgcagcagggattttggcccactcctccatacagaccttctccagatccttcagatttcggggctgtcgctgggcaatacggactttcagctcctcccaaagattttctattgggttcaggtctggagactggctacgccactccaggaccttgagatgcttcttacggagccactccttagttgccctggctgtgtgtttcgggtcgttgtcatgctggaagacccagccacgacccatcttcaatgctcttactgagggaaggaggttgttggccaagatctcgcgatacatggtcCCATTAATCCTCCCCTCAAtatggtgcagtcgtcctgtcccctttgcagaaaagcatccccaaagaatgatgtttccacctccatgcttcacggttgggatggtgttcttggggttgtactcatccttctacttcctccaaacacggcgagtggagtttagaccaaaaagctatatttttgtctcatcagaccacatgacattctcccattcctcctctggatcatacagatggtcattggcaaacttcagacgggcctggacatgcgctggcttgagcagggggaccttgcgtgcgctgcaggattttaatccatgacggcgtagtgtgttactaatggttttctttgagactgtggtcccagctctcttcaggtcattgaccaggtcctgccgtgtagttctgggctgatcgctcaccttcctcatgatcattgatgccccacgaggtgagatcttgcatggagccccagaccgagggtgattgaccgtcatcttgaactttttccattttctaataattgctccaacagttgttgccttctcaccaagctgcttgcctattgtcctgtagcccatcccagccttgtgcagttctacaattttatccctgatgtccttacacagctctctggtcttggccattgtggagaggttggagtctgtttgattgagtgtgtggacaggtgtcttttatacaggtaacgagttcaaacaggtgcagttaatacaggtaatgagtggagaacaggagggcttcttaaagaaaaactaacaggtctgtgagagccggaattcttactggttggtaggtgatcaaatacttatgtcatgcaataaaatgcaaattaattacttaaaaatcatacaatgtgattttctggatttttgttttagattccgtctctcacagttgaagtgtacctatgataaacattacagacctctacatgctttgtaagtaggaaaacctgcaaaatcagtaGTGTATagaatacttgttctccccactgtagttaTATTGTTCATATTGTTTTGTGATTATAATTGCTCTTTGGACATTTAATAACTATTCCAGAGGTGTCAAAAGGACTCAGAGACCAGTCTCTCCAGTAACCAGTCatctgtccatgaagagtgacttctCTATGGACCATCCTGTTAATTTGAGTGATGGAACAGGAACCTTTGACCCCAGGTAAGTTACTGGTCAGCATTGATGATATTACTGTTGAATAGAAtcattttctatattttttttatgtgagTATATAAAGCATCTGCTAATGATCAGTGctttattatactgaacaaaaatagaacaacGCAACATgccacaatttcaaagatttcactgagttacagtttatttatggaaatcagtcaattgaaataaacaaattaggccctaatctatggatttcacatgactgggaatccagatatgcatctgttggtcacagataccttaaagaaaaggtaggagcgtggatcagaaccagtcagtatctgtagtgaccaccattttcctcatgcagtgcgacacatctccttcacatagagttaatcaggctgttgattgtggcctgtggaatgttgtcccacgcctcatcaatggctgtgcgaagttgctggatattgtcgggaactggaacacgctgtcatacacgtcgatccagagcatcccaaacatgctcaatgggtgacatgtctggtcagtatgcaggccatggaagaactggcacATTTACAGCTTCCAGTGATTGTGTACAGAGACATGGGGccctgcattatcatgctgaaacatgaggttatggcggcgaatgaatggcatgacaatgggtctcaggatctcgtcacggtatctctgtgcattcaaattgccatagataaaatccaattgtgtttgttgtccgtagcttatgcctgaccataccataaccccaccgccaccatggggcactctgttcacaacggtgacatcagtaaaccgctcGACTATACAACGtcgtacacgtggtctgcggttgtgaggccggttagacatactgccaaatcttcaaaaattatgttggaggcagcttatggtagagaaatgaacattcaattctctggcaacaactctgggagaaataagctttttgtgcatctgggaacatttctgggatcttttatttcagctcatgaaacatgggaccaacactctacatgttgcgtttatatttattatatttatgttcagtgtagtatattttaatatatttaattatatttgtaatgtatttgaatgtttcatggtgatatattttttattttttatgggcATATATTTTAATGCTTCATGTAATGTATTTTATCtattgaaatatatttttgatatatttttaaatgtagtttCATTGTGATTTATTCTGTTTTCCAGAATCTCCAACCAAACTCAGAGACCAGTCTCTCCAGTAACCAGTCatctgtccatgaagagtgacttctCTATGGACCATCCTGTTAATTTGAGTGATGGATCAGGAACCTTTGACCCCAGGTAAGTTACTGGTCAGAATTCATTAGTCCTCAACATACACAACACTGCAAACTTCTGGCCACTTAAAAATCTATTCAGTTTGACCCCAATAAGTTAACATATGGCCATATCTGAAAATGTCTGCTAATAGTAGACGTTAATCTGTTCTGGCCTTGTTATAGATACAAATTGTCTTAATGATGCAACAGATATAAGTATTTTATGGTTAAGTTCTATGATTTTGAactttatatacagtggggagaacaagtatttgatacactgacgattttgcaggttttcctacttagaAAGCacgtagaggtctgtaatttttatcataggtacacttcaactgtgagagacggaatctaaaacaaaaatccagaaaatcacattgtatgatttttaagtaattaatttgcattttattgcatgacataagtatttgatacatcagaaaagcagaacttaatatttggtacagaaacctttgtttgcaattacagagatcatacgtttcctgtagttcttgaccaggtttgcacacactgcagcagggattttggcccactcctccatacagaccttctccagatccttcagatttcggggctgtcgctgggcaatacggactttcagctcctcccaaagattttctattgggttcaggtctggagactggctacgccactccaggaccttgagatgcttcttacggagccactccttagttgccctggctgtgtgtttcgggtcgttgtcatgctggaagacccagccacgacccatcttcaatgctcttactgagggaaggaggttgttggccaagatctcgcgatacatggtcCCATTAATCCTCCCCTCAAtatggtgcagtcgtcctgtcccctttgcagaaaagcatccccaaagaatgatgtttccacctccatgcttcacggttgggatggtgttcttggggttgtactcatccttctacttcctccaaacacggcgagtggagtttagaccaaaaagctatatttttgtctcatcagaccacatgacattctcccattcctcctctggatcatacagatggtcattggcaaacttcagacgggcctggacatgcgctggcttgagcagggggaccttgcgtgcgctgcaggattttaatccatgacggcgtagtgtgttactaatggttttctttgagactgtggtcccagctctcttcaggtcattgaccaggtcctgccgtgtagttctgggctgatcgctcaccttcctcatgatcattgatgccccacgaggtgagatcttgcatggagccccagaccgagggtgattgaccgtcatcttgaactttttccattttctaataattgctccaacagttgttgccttctcaccaagctgcttgcctattgtcctgtagcccatcccagccttgtgcagttctacaattttatccctgatgtccttacacagctctctggtcttggccattgtggagaggttggagtctgtttgattgagtgtgtggacaggtgtcttttatacaggtaacgagttcaaacaggtgcagttaatacaggtaatgagtggagaacaggagggcttcttaaagaaaaactaacaggtctgtgagagccggaattcttactggttggtaggtgatcaaatacttatgtcatgcaataaaatgcaaattaattacttaaaaatcatacaatgtgattttctggatttttgttttagattccgtctctcacagttgaagtgtacctatgataaacattacagacctctacatgctttgtaagtaggaaaacctgcaaaatcagcagtgtatcaaatacttgttctccccactgtagttaTATTGTTCATATTGTTTTGTGATTATAATTGCTCTTTGGACATTTAATAACTATTCCAGAGGTGTCAAAAGGACTCAGAGACCAGTCTCTCCAGTAACCAGTCatctgtccatgaagagtgacttctCTATGGACCATCCTGTTAATTTGAGTGATGGAACAGGAACCTTTGACCCCAGGTAAGTTACTGGTCAGCATTGATGATATTACTGTTGAATAGAATCATTTTCTATATGTTTTTTATGTGAGTATATAAAGCATCTGCTAATGATCAGTGctttattatactgaacaaaaatagaacaacGCAACATgccacaatttcaaagatttcactgagttacagtttatttatggaaatcagtcaattgaaataaacaaattaggccctaatctatggatttcacatgactgggaatccagatatgcatctgttggtcacagataccttaaagaaaaggtaggagcgtggatcagaaccagtcagtatctgtagtgaccaccattttcctcatgcagtgcgacacatctccttcacatagagttaatcaggctgttgattgtggcctgtggaatgttgtcccacgcctcatcaatggctgtgcgaagttgctggatattgtcgggaactggaacacgctgtcatacacgtcgatccagagcatcccaaacatgctcaatgggtgacatgtctggtcagtatgcaggccatggaagaactggcacATTTACAGCTTCCAGTGATTGTGTACAGAGACATGGGGccctgcattatcatgctgaaacatgaggttatggcggcgaatgaatggcatgacaatgggtctcaggatctcgtcacggtatctctgtgcattcaaattgccatagataaaatccaattgtgtttgttgtccgtagcttatgcctgaccataccataaccccaccgccaccatggggcactctgttcacaacggtgacatcagtaaaccgctcGACTATACAACGtcgtacacgtggtctgcggttttgaggccggttagacatactgccaaatcttcaaaaattatgttggaggcagcttatggtagagaaatgaacattcaattctctggcaacaactctgggagaaataagctttttgtgcatctgggaacatttctgggatcttttatttcagctcatgaaacatgggaccaacactctacatgttgcgtttatatttattatatttatgttcagtgtagtatattttaatatatttaattatatttgtaatgtatttgaatgtttcatggtgatatattttttattttttatgggcATATATTTTAATGCTTCATGTAATGTATTTTATCtattgaaatatatttttgatatatttttaaatgtagtttCATTGTGATTTATTCTGTTTTCCAGAATCTCCAACCAAACTCAGAGACCAGTCTCTCCAGTAACCAGTCatctgtccatgaagagtgacttctCTATGGACCATCCTGTTAATTTGAGTGATGGATCAGGAACCTTTGACCCCAGGTAAGTTACTGGTCAGAATTCATTAGTCCTCAACATACACAACACTGCAAACTTCTGGCCACTTAAAAATCTATTCAGTTTGACCCCAATAAGTTAACATATGGCCATATCTGAAAATGTCTGCTAATAGTAGACGTTAATCTGTTCTGGCCTTGTTATAGATACAAATTCACTTAATGATGCAACAGATTAAAACATTTTATGGTTAAGTTCTATGATTTTGAACTTTATAAAGTTATATTGTTCATATTGTTTCATGATTATAATTGCTCTGTGGACATTTAATAACTATTCCAGAGGTGTCAAAAGGACTCAGAGACCAGTCTCTCCAGTAACCAGTCatctgtccatgaagagtgacttctCTATGGACCATCCTGTTAATTTGAGTGATGGAACAGGATCCTTTGACCCCAGGTAAGTTACTGGTCAGCATTTATTATATTATTGTTGAATAGAATaattttctatattttttttatgtgagTATATAAAGCATCTGCTAATAATCAGTGctttattatactgaacaaaaataggagttatccatctatatctagtgactgaaggaaggagttatccatctatatctgtagtgacagaaggaaggagttatccatctatatctgtagtgacagaaggaaggagttatccatctatatctgtagtgacagaaggaaggagttatccatctatatctgtagtgacagaaggaaggagttatccatctatatctgtagtgacagaaggaaggagttatccatctatatctgtagtgacagaaggaaggagttatccatctatatctataattacagaaggaaggagttatccatctatatctatagtgacagaaggaaggagttatccatctatatctgtagtgacagaaggaaggagttatccatctatatctatagtgacagaaggaaggagttatccatctatatctatagtgacagaaggaaggagttatccatctatatctatagtgacagaaggaaggagttatccatctatatctgtagtgacagaaggaaggagttatccatctatatctgtagtgacagaaggaaggagttatccatctatatctgtagtgacagaaggaaggagttatccatctatatctgtagtgacagaaggaaggagttatccatctatatctgtagtgacagaaggaaggagttatccatctatatctgtagtgacagaaggaaggagttatccatctatatctatagtgacagaaggaaggagttatccatctatatctgtagtgacagaaggaaggagttatccatctatatctgtagtgacagaaggaaggagttatccatctatatctatagtgacagaaggaaggagttatccatctatatctgtagtgacagaaggaaggagttatccatctatatctgtagtgactgaaggaaggagttatccatctatatgaccacagaccacttctcagttcctatgcttcctggctgatgttttggtcacctttgaatgctggcggtgctttcactctagtggtagcatgagacggagtctacaacccacacaagtggctcaggtagtgcagttcatccaggatggcaaatcaatgcgagctgtggcaagaaggtttgctgtgtctgtcagcgtagtgtccagagcatggaggcgctaccaggagacaggccagtacatcaggagacgtggaggaggccgtaggagggcaacaacccagcagcaggaccgctacctccacctttgtgcaaggaggtgcactgccagagccctgcaaaatgacctccagcaggccacaaatgtgcatgtgtcagcatatggtctcacaaggggtctgaggatctcatctcggtacctaatggcagtcaggctacctctggcgagcacatggagggctgtgcggccccacaaagaaatgccaccccacaccatgactgacccaccgccaaaccggtcatgctggaggatgttgcaggcagcagaacgttctccacggcgtctccagactctgtcacgtctgtcacatgtgctcagtgtgaacctgctttcatctgtgaagagcacagggcgccagtggcgaatttgccaatcttggtgttctctggcaaatgccaaacgtcctgcacggtgttgggctgtaagcacaacccccacctgtggacgtcgggccctcataccgccctcatggagtctgtttctgaccgtttgagcagacacatgcacatttgtggcctgctggaggtcattttgcagggctctggcagtgcacctccttgcacaaaggcggaggtagcggtcctgctgctgggttgttgccctcctacggcctcctccacgtctcctgatgtactggcctgtatcctggtagcgcctccatgctctggacactacgctgacagacacagcaaacctttttgccacagctcgcattgatttgccatcctggatgaactgcacaacctgagccacttgtgtgggttgtagactccgtctcatgctaccactagagtgaaagcaccgccagcattcaaaagtaaccaaaacatcagccaggaagcataggaactgagaagtggtctgtggtcaccacctgcagaaccattcctttatttggggtgtcttgctaattgcctataatttccaccttttgtctattccatttgcacaacagcatgtgaaatttattgtcaatcagtgttgcttcctaagtggacagtttgatttcacagaagtgtgattgacttggagttacattgtgttgtttaagtgttccctttatttttttgagcagtgtatatatatatatatatatatattatagtttttttgttgttgtaatgtgtAGTTTGTTGTAACAGTTTTAGAGCAATTACTGCAccctcctttatctctgtagtggatggtctactctgccaGAGGATCAGTCCAGGTGTGCAGTGTGTCACCAGGTGCTGAGGGGTTCAGTCTCTATCACATGTGGACACAGGTTCTGCAGACAGTGCATCACCAGATACTGGGAGAAACCTGCTCCTTCAGGAGACTATGACTGTCCTCAGTGTAGAAAGAGCTCCAGAACACGTCCTGTACTACAGCACCTGAGTGAACCTGATGATGCAAGAGTCTCTGAAATCAGTAAGACAACTTGCACATGCGTGCTAAGTCAATACCTCAATATGATTTAAATGTAGTTAACTACAATAATAGAGATAATATAAGTTACTGTAGTTGTGGAAGATCCATGTTTCATCCTGTCAAAGAATGTCTCTGATACACATAATTTTTACTCTTCCCTCTTAGTGGATGACAGCCTGCAGAGAGCCATAGTAAACCATAAAGACAGTCTGAAAAGGAGGTATGAATGTGTGATAGAAGGCATTGAAAAAGCAGGGCATCAAACTCCCCTCAACAGGatttacacagagctctacatcacagaaggagagagtgaaggggtTAACAATGAACATGAGGTGTGGCAGCTAGAGACAGCATCCAGGACACCAACCTCACATGACACAGCAATCCACTGCAATGACATCTTTAAACCCTTACCTGGCCAAGAGAGAAGCATCAGAACCGTGCTGACGAAGGGCATCGCTGGCATCGGAAAAactgtctctgtgcagaagttcatccTAGACTGGGCTGAAGGGAAGGCAAACCAAGATGTGGATATCATATTTATGCTTCCTTTCCGGGAGCTGAACTTGATTAAAGATCGGCAGTACAGTCTTCTCAGACTTTTAAATTACTTCCACACAGAACTAGACATAGGCAATGCAAAGAAACTCACAGCCTGTAAAGCTATGTTCATCTTAGATGGTTTGGATGAAAGCAGATTTCCATTGGATTTCCAGCATATTGAAATGGTGTCTGATGTCACACAGACATCGTCTgttgatgttctgctgacaaacctcatcaaggggaatctgcttccctctgctctcctttgGATAACTActcgacctgcagcagccaatcagatcccttcagggtgtgttgaccaggtgacagaggtacgagggttcaacgacccacagaaggaggagtacttcaggaagagattcagtgatgaggacctggccagcagaatcatctcacagataaagacatcaaggagcctccacatcatgtgccacattccagtgttctgttggatttctgcaatagtccttgaacacatgttgagtacagacaagaggagagagatgcccacgactctgactgagatgtccATACACTTCCTGCTCATTCAGACCAGCCTGAAGAACCAGAAATATCATGGAAGAGATGAGATGGATCAAGAGGAGCTCATGGAGTCAGATA comes from the Salvelinus namaycush isolate Seneca unplaced genomic scaffold, SaNama_1.0 Scaffold33, whole genome shotgun sequence genome and includes:
- the LOC120040150 gene encoding uncharacterized protein LOC120040150 — protein: MKSDFSMDHPVNLSDGSGTFDPRGVKRTQRPVSPVTSHLSMKSDFSMDHPVNLRDGTGTFDPRISNQTQRPVSPVTSHLSMKSDFSMDHPVNLSDGSGTFDPRGVKRTQRPVSPVTSHLSMKSDFSMDHPVNLRDGTGTFDPRISNQTQRPVSPVTSHLSMKSDFSMDHPVNLSDGSGTFDPRGVKRTQRPVSPVTSHLSMKSDFSMDHPVNLRDGTGTFDPRISNQTQRPVSPVTSHLSMKSDFSMDHPVNLSDGSGTFDPRGVKRTQRPVSPVTSHLSMKSDFSMDHPVNLSDGTGTFDPRISNQTQRPVSPVTSHLSMKSDFSMDHPVNLSDGSGTFDPRGVKRTQRPVSPVTSHLSMKSDFSMDHPVNLSDGTGTFDPRISNQTQRPVSPVTSHLSMKSDFSMDHPVNLSDGSGTFDPRGVKRTQRPVSPVTSHLSMKSDFSMDHPVNLSDGTGTFDPRISNQTQRPVSPVTSHLSMKSDFSMDHPVNLSDGSGTFDPRGVKRTQRPVSPVTSHLSMKSDFSMDHPVNLSDGTGSFDPSGWSTLPEDQSRCAVCHQVLRGSVSITCGHRFCRQCITRYWEKPAPSGDYDCPQCRKSSRTRPVLQHLSEPDDARVSEIMDDSLQRAIVNHKDSLKRRYECVIEGIEKAGHQTPLNRIYTELYITEGESEGVNNEHEVWQLETASRTPTSHDTAIHCNDIFKPLPGQERSIRTVLTKGIAGIGKTVSVQKFILDWAEGKANQDVDIIFMLPFRELNLIKDRQYSLLRLLNYFHTELDIGNAKKLTACKAMFILDGLDESRFPLDFQHIEMVSDVTQTSSVDVLLTNLIKGNLLPSALLWITTRPAAANQIPSGCVDQVTEVRGFNDPQKEEYFRKRFSDEDLASRIISQIKTSRSLHIMCHIPVFCWISAIVLEHMLSTDKRREMPTTLTEMSIHFLLIQTSLKNQKYHGRDEMDQEELMESDKEILLKLGKLAFENLEKGNLMFYEEDLKECGIDVKEASVYSGLCTQLFKEECGLYQDKVYCFVHLSIQEFLSAVYMYHCYTTRNMDALKPFLKRKSRAASEELTLHDLLKSAVDKALESKNGHLDLFVRFLHGMSLESNQKLLRGLVTQTESSPESVQKTIRSLKVMQRKNISPERCINLFHCLIEMKDHSVQEEIQEYLRSEDRSKNLTLAHCSALAYMLQISEEVLDVFDLKEYKTSQEGRRRLLPAVRHCRKAL